A segment of the Desulfitobacterium dehalogenans ATCC 51507 genome:
CGCCTCTAAGTACTCCCGAGCCGCCGGATTAAGACTTAATAAACTATATAAGCGCTCAAGCTCCTGCTGCTTACCCTGTGAAATGTCCAGTTGAAAAAGCTGTGCTTGTTGGATTTCAAATTGCTTCATCTGGAAATCGCGAATCATTTTGTATTGGCCTTCATCAGCTTTCATCGACTCTTTTGCGACTATAAAGTCACGATACTCATCGGATTCTTTGATTTGTAGAGCCAATTGCTGGGCTGTCTCATAAATAGACATCTTCCCAACCCCTCTCCTGTTCCTCTTTAACCTTAATATTCAATATTCCCCTTTTAAAATCCTGCGCCTAGCCATTAAAAGGGGCAGTATACTCCATGGGAAGGCTTTGGATAATGAGCTGCTCCAGCACTTCATAGGCCTTAAGGCGGCTGTAAGCCAGAAGATCATCCCATTTCCTTCTTTCGAATTCCCAGGGTGAATAGGCCGATACCCGGCTGGCAAATCCTATAGGACGCCCCCCGCCAAAAAGCTTTTCCAGCCTTCGGGCTGCCAAACTTACAGGACCATTGGGGCGAGCCGTACAAAAAATCGGCTCCAAACATAGTGCTGGTTTATCTTTGTAAGTCACTAGCAAACTTTGTTTATATAAGGGCTCTACCCCTACTCTTTCTCTTTGAACCTCTTCCCGCAAAAGAATAGGTTCCTGAACATCCCAAGCACCGAGCCCTCGCCAAAACTCCTTTTCAGCAACATAGTTTATCGGAGCTCGCAAAGCCATAGCTCCCATTTGTCGAGCAAATCGGGTGACCATCTCGGCGAATTCACGCTCAGCAGAATTCTTGACAGATAATCCCATCATGACGATTAATCGTTCCGAAGAACTAATCAGAAGCTCCCCCGCCTCTTCTTCTTCCCCCATGCGAAGAATCTGATATCCAGGGAGCAGCTGTAAGGAGGTTTTTATTTCCTTTCCCCGCTCCGTTAAAAACGCCCCCAAGGCTTCAGCCCAATCGGTCAGGCCTTCTTCATCCCAATCCCGCAAGGGATTTAAGGACAATTCCATCCACGGCATACACTCTCACCTATCCTGATCATATGTTTTCCATAGTTTGGCTTAGGATCAGGATTTCTATCCGAGAATTCACCGTGGCTAAAAATTCTTCTTTAATTCCTCATCGAACCATTCGTCGAGATTACCGGGAAGGACGGAAATGGTCTCCAAATAGTCCAATATTTTTTCACCCCAATAGGGATCAAAATGTATTCCTAACGCTGACCGCATCTCTTTAATAACTGCTCCGGGGTCCTGAGATTTATTTTTATGCCGGCGGACCTCAATATCCGTGACATAATGGTCAAAAACCCGCAGCCCCCGTGCCAATAGCGGTATCTCTGTGCCTTTCAGGCGATAGGGATAGCCGCCTCCGGAATAGTTCTCGTGATGGGATACCACTCCTTTAGCAATTCTCTCCCAGAAGCGATTGCCGGTCTTTTTATAATAGTCCATAACTATCTCTTCTGAGACGAGAGGATGCTCGATCATATAGCCCCATACCTTGAGCAGCATCTCCCGCTCGATGTCTTTTAGGCTTTCACCTGAAAGAAGTATTTCTTTGGGCCAGCGGATTTTGGAGATATCATGCAAAAGTCCTGCCGCTACAAATTCATTTCGAGTAACCCAAGCCTGCTTTACAAACTGCTTTCCTATGTCCACCTCCCCAAAGCGGCTCATAAGATAGCCTACCCTTAAGCTATGGTAATAGCTTATATCATCGACCCACGCCAAATCATTGAGAAGCTGTCGAATTTCATTACTGTACATACATGATTTCCTTTCTGCCATTCCGAAACAGGGGAGGCTCCTTGCCCCATTTCGCCCACTGCTGCCGATCGGTTTTCACAGCGGGTAATATTCCTTTTGTCCATGATTGAATCCGATTATATCTTTTATCCCCAGATTTTTCAGAAGTTGAGCGGCTCTCTCCAAATCACGTCCTACATATTCTGCTCCATGGGCATCTGAGCCCAGTGTCATGGGAATTCCCCGACGCTTAATCTCTTGAATTATTTTTACCTCAGGATAATATTCTCCTACCGGTTTATAACGTCCAGCCGTATTAAGCTCGATGACCAGTCCCTTTTTTTGAATCTGCTCCAATGCAGCATCTGCTAAACGAAGGATATCCGTCTGGGGCCGGACTCCAAAGAGTTTTATGAGATCGAAATGACCAATGGTGGTAAAGAGATCGCTGGCAGCCGCCATCTCTACCCAATGAAAATATTCCTTATACATCCTGTCCGGATCTTTCTGATGATGGACAGCTTCTTCCTCGGGAAAATCAAAAACCCATCCATTCATCTCATGAACAGAGCCAATGACAAAATCAAAAGGAAATTGCTCCAGAAGGTTTTTGATTTTGCCTTCATCCGACGGTCGATAATCCACTTCCAAGCCGATGGCAACCTTCAGATCAGGATACTCTTCAGCCACTTCCCGTATCAGTGGCAGATTCAGATCTTTATAATAATAGTCATGGTCTGCAAAGCCTATCTGTTTCAGGCCCATCCTCCGGGCTTGGTCCAGAAACTCCCGTATATTCCCGGCAGTTGCCAAGCGGTCTGCGTGGCCGGTAAGGTGTACGTGCATATCTAACATCCCTTGGTCCTCCGTTTAACTATTCTGAACCCCAGTCTTCACCACAAGATAAGGCTTCAGCTCAATCTCCGCTTTCCCCAGGATGGTCTCAGCACAAGCCAGATCCTTAAAAAAGTTCCCGTTGAGCTTCACATCCCTCTTGCCAACAATTTTTCCTTCCCGGATACGCAGGCTTTGCGGGGCACTGAGGGAATAATCCCCTGAGACACTGTTCTGGGTGTGCATCCCTAAGACTGAGAGGATAAGAATTCCATCGTCAATACGGTCAAGGACCTCTCCCCAGGGCTTCTCCCGAGAGGACTTAAGATAGAGACCTGAAGTTCCATAGGAAACACCGGTTGGAGGTGCTCCCCAAGCCTTTGCATCCTTCAGCCGCAGTATGGGGCTTTGCAGGCTTCCCTGCTGAATCAGTACCGTTTTCTTAGCCGGCACTCCCTCAGGTGTCAAAAGATAGGAACTCCATTCAAAGGGGCGAAGAGGATCCACATAGAGGCTCAAATCCTCATGAAAAATCATCTTATGATCTCTGAAATCTTCGACTTTAAAAGAACTTTGACCTTCCAGGATGCTTTGTCCCATAAGATTTGGGTAGATAAATTGTCCAAAGAGATCCCCTACAACGCTTGGCGAAAATACCACCACCGTTTGGTCATTAATCCCGAAGGACTCCTTCAGCAATGCCTCATAATAGCCAAGGGTCCGTTTCCAAAGTGTATCCCATTCTTCAGGACGAATCAGCCTGCGTTTAGCAAATCCTGTTCCGACCAAACTATCAAAAGAATAAGAAAGTGTATATTGGGACTGCTGGTAGCTGACAGCCAAGCCCTGGGAATTCCGATTGTGCCGATACCCCCAACCTGCTTGAAGACCGGCATTGAGATGAACTCCCGACGGAGTATCCCCTAACAGCCTGGCCAGTTGCTCGAATAGAATTCCATCCTCTCCAGCCAAGATCCTCTCTATTTCCCGATCCTCTACAGTAACTAATGGCAAAGGCTCGG
Coding sequences within it:
- a CDS encoding YlbF family regulator; protein product: MSIYETAQQLALQIKESDEYRDFIVAKESMKADEGQYKMIRDFQMKQFEIQQAQLFQLDISQGKQQELERLYSLLSLNPAAREYLEAEFRISRMINDVQKIIGEAIIDVLPIGFDDNDQPQILA
- a CDS encoding HD-GYP domain-containing protein — translated: MYSNEIRQLLNDLAWVDDISYYHSLRVGYLMSRFGEVDIGKQFVKQAWVTRNEFVAAGLLHDISKIRWPKEILLSGESLKDIEREMLLKVWGYMIEHPLVSEEIVMDYYKKTGNRFWERIAKGVVSHHENYSGGGYPYRLKGTEIPLLARGLRVFDHYVTDIEVRRHKNKSQDPGAVIKEMRSALGIHFDPYWGEKILDYLETISVLPGNLDEWFDEELKKNF
- a CDS encoding histidinol-phosphatase HisJ family protein, encoding MLDMHVHLTGHADRLATAGNIREFLDQARRMGLKQIGFADHDYYYKDLNLPLIREVAEEYPDLKVAIGLEVDYRPSDEGKIKNLLEQFPFDFVIGSVHEMNGWVFDFPEEEAVHHQKDPDRMYKEYFHWVEMAAASDLFTTIGHFDLIKLFGVRPQTDILRLADAALEQIQKKGLVIELNTAGRYKPVGEYYPEVKIIQEIKRRGIPMTLGSDAHGAEYVGRDLERAAQLLKNLGIKDIIGFNHGQKEYYPL
- a CDS encoding metallopeptidase TldD-related protein, whose translation is MMKLVTQLEGFLQKAKRTPVKDELRIRDWRFMVQEAKLISLGIKENSPGSVYTPPSNRQGESGEVYIIWEDGRLTQAQVQAPPPHEGSAYWQNQLEEWRQASYEDPEGADIPTPEPLPLVTVEDREIERILAGEDGILFEQLARLLGDTPSGVHLNAGLQAGWGYRHNRNSQGLAVSYQQSQYTLSYSFDSLVGTGFAKRRLIRPEEWDTLWKRTLGYYEALLKESFGINDQTVVVFSPSVVGDLFGQFIYPNLMGQSILEGQSSFKVEDFRDHKMIFHEDLSLYVDPLRPFEWSSYLLTPEGVPAKKTVLIQQGSLQSPILRLKDAKAWGAPPTGVSYGTSGLYLKSSREKPWGEVLDRIDDGILILSVLGMHTQNSVSGDYSLSAPQSLRIREGKIVGKRDVKLNGNFFKDLACAETILGKAEIELKPYLVVKTGVQNS